In Macadamia integrifolia cultivar HAES 741 chromosome 12, SCU_Mint_v3, whole genome shotgun sequence, the following are encoded in one genomic region:
- the LOC122057709 gene encoding 1-aminocyclopropane-1-carboxylate oxidase 5-like, which translates to MAIPVIDFSKLDGEERAKTMAQIANGCEEWGFFQLVNHGISEELLERVKKVCSDCYKLEREEGFKNSMPVKMLNDLVEAKSNEKLENLDWEDVFTLQDDNEWPSQPLEFKETMAEYRRELKKLAEKVMEVMDENLGLHKGYIKDAFNGEDQAFFGTKVSHYPPCHQPELLNGLRAHTDAGGVILLFQDDKVKGLQILKDGEWIDVQPLPNAIVINTGDQIEVLSNGRYKSVWHRVLVSSDGNRRSIASFYNPSLKATIAPAPELMKPVKEEVPHAYPKFVFGDYMTVYVKQKFLPKEPRFQAVGAM; encoded by the exons ATGGCAATTCCAGTGATTGACTTTTCAAAGCTTGATGGAGAGGAGAGGGCTAAGACAATGGCTCAGATTGCAAATGGGTGTGAGGAATGGGGATTCTTCCAG TTGGTGAATCATGGGATCTCAGAGGAGCTCTTGGAGAGGGTGAAGAAAGTGTGCTCTGACTGCTACAAgctggaaagagaagaaggctTCAAGAACTCCATGCCTGTGAAGATGTTGAATGACTTGGTGGAAGCAAAGAGCAACGAGAAGTTGGAGAATCTCGATTGGGAAGATGTCTTCACTCTCCAAGACGATAACGAGTGGCCATCCCAACCCCTGGAATTCAA GGAAACCATGGCTGAATATCGACGTGAACTGAAGAAATTAGCTGAGAAAGTGATGGAGGTGATGGATGAGAACCTGGGGTTACACAAGGGATACATCAAGGATGCATTCAATGGTGAAGATCAGGCCTTCTTTGGGACCAAGGTGAGCCACTATCCACCTTGTCATCAGCCTGAGCTACTGAATGGTCTCCGTGCCCACACCGATGCTGGGGGTGTAATTCTACTCTTCCAGGATGACAAGGTGAAAGGCCTCCAAATCCTCAAGGATGGAGAATGGATTGATGTCCAACCATTACCAAATGCCATTGTCATCAACACAGGAGATCAGATTGAGGTTCTGAGCAATGGAAGATATAAGAGTGTCTGGCACCGTGTATTGGTCTCCTCGGATGGCAACCGAAGATCCATAGCATCCTTCTACAACCCGTCTCTCAAAGCAACCATAGCTCCTGCACCTGAACTCATGAAGCCAGTGAAAGAAGAAGTTCCCCATGCTTACCCAAAGTTCGTTTTTGGTGATTATATGACCGTCTATGTTAAGCAGAAGTTCCTTCCTAAAGAGCCGAGGTTCCAAGCTGTTGGGGCCATGTAA